The genomic segment TAGGCACAGCTATCTCAGTCCCTAATGCGGCTTGAGGAAAGCTTATGTAGGCTTCAAAGATCAAATCATCCCCCTCCCTCTTAAAGTATTTGTGAGGCGCTATGGAGATCGTTAGATAGAGGTCTCCAGGTTTCTTGGTGTCTGGGTGTACATCTCCCTCACCTCTGAGTCTAAGCGTAAAGCCTTCATCTACCCCTGCTGGCACACTAACCTTTATCTTCCGATAAACCTCAACTAAACCAGTACCTCTACACTCTGAGCAAGGGTTTTCGATGATAAAACCGCGTCCGCCGCAGACATCACAGGTTGTGGATGTGATTATCTGCGCAACCCCCATCCTACGTATGTATTGTACTTGACCTCTTCCTTGGCAACGTGAACAAATTGTTGGTGAGGTTCCACGTCTGGCGCCGCTACCGTTGCAAGCTTTGCATCGCTCTGTTCTAGGCACTTGAATCTCTTTCGTGGTTCCTGCTGCGGCTTCTTCAAGCGTTATGGTTAGGGTCATCGAGATATCTCTGCCTCTAGCTTCCTCATATACGCGTCTTCCTCCGAAGAACCTTGAGAAAAGGTCATCGAAGTCAAAGCCGAAGCCTAAGTCTCTAAATATTGTTTCGAAGTCTGCTCCTCGGAATATATCTTCGGCTGTGTACCTACCATCTATGCCAGCGTGACCGAACTGATCGTACTGCGCTCTCTTCTCATCGTCAGATAAAACCGCGTAGGCTTCAGATATCTCTTTAAACTTCTCCTCTGCATCAGGAGACTTATTTCTGTCAGGGTGGTATTGTAGTGCGAGCCTTCGGTACGCTGCCTTTATCTCCTCCTTTGTAGCGTTCCTAGGCACGCCAAGTATTTCATAGTAGTCCTTTTTTCTGTTGCT from the Nitrososphaerota archaeon genome contains:
- the dnaJ gene encoding molecular chaperone DnaJ, which codes for MSSNRKKDYYEILGVPRNATKEEIKAAYRRLALQYHPDRNKSPDAEEKFKEISEAYAVLSDDEKRAQYDQFGHAGIDGRYTAEDIFRGADFETIFRDLGFGFDFDDLFSRFFGGRRVYEEARGRDISMTLTITLEEAAAGTTKEIQVPRTERCKACNGSGARRGTSPTICSRCQGRGQVQYIRRMGVAQIITSTTCDVCGGRGFIIENPCSECRGTGLVEVYRKIKVSVPAGVDEGFTLRLRGEGDVHPDTKKPGDLYLTISIAPHKYFKREGDDLIFEAYISFPQAALGTEIAVPTLDGHMWLKIPPGTQSGTIFRLRGKGMPRLNKYGRGDLLVKVNIKVPTKLSEKQKALLREFEKELE